One genomic region from Nostoc sphaeroides encodes:
- a CDS encoding AIR synthase related protein yields the protein MAQALDQVDYDTLDAAKRRFIDAAKRTLGFASAYGIVPASGLGASANAFSFNLAPFLEAGARELSMTLVPEGLGTADDTRPDDLSEEELRRFWWNIGIKIISCLTNDAATSGMQTILLGLYLPSSTPETIFTPAFLDGFLDGVVEGCKRVGCVYLSGETPQLKTKMIPGRLDIAGSVFGVMPAGVAPIDSSRLDAGNTIVLVESSGPHENGFTPLRKLAESLPDGYRTKLPSGQEFWEAINAASYLYTPLVQAVLGEGICPTAMENITGHGWQKLMRSVKPLRYIIETMLPVPEIFTFVEGHLEGGAQTMLSVFNYGAGFAFYTESEQDAERIVMLAREHQLTAVIAGRVEASLSREVVVEPLAVTLKGDSFGIARGV from the coding sequence ATGGCTCAAGCTCTCGATCAAGTCGATTACGATACTCTCGATGCCGCAAAACGACGCTTCATCGATGCCGCAAAACGCACACTTGGCTTTGCAAGCGCCTATGGCATCGTGCCTGCGTCGGGTCTGGGAGCAAGTGCTAACGCTTTCAGCTTCAATCTCGCTCCGTTTCTAGAGGCGGGGGCTAGAGAACTTTCGATGACACTTGTCCCGGAAGGACTGGGCACCGCAGACGATACCCGCCCTGACGATCTTTCCGAAGAAGAACTTCGACGATTTTGGTGGAATATTGGTATCAAGATCATCTCGTGTCTTACGAACGATGCCGCAACTTCAGGTATGCAGACTATACTTCTCGGTTTATATCTGCCGTCAAGTACTCCTGAAACGATCTTTACTCCTGCGTTCCTTGATGGGTTTCTGGATGGAGTAGTTGAGGGATGCAAACGAGTTGGATGTGTCTATCTCTCAGGGGAAACTCCTCAACTAAAAACGAAGATGATTCCAGGTCGGCTCGACATCGCAGGCTCGGTTTTTGGGGTTATGCCGGCTGGTGTCGCTCCCATTGATAGCTCGCGTCTGGATGCCGGAAATACCATTGTTCTAGTCGAGAGTTCGGGCCCCCATGAGAACGGCTTTACCCCACTGCGAAAGCTTGCCGAGTCGCTCCCTGATGGCTACAGAACAAAACTTCCAAGTGGGCAGGAATTCTGGGAAGCGATTAATGCTGCTTCGTATCTTTACACGCCACTTGTGCAGGCGGTGCTTGGCGAGGGGATTTGTCCCACCGCGATGGAGAATATCACTGGACATGGATGGCAAAAGCTGATGCGGTCGGTGAAGCCGCTCCGGTATATCATTGAAACGATGCTCCCAGTGCCGGAGATATTTACGTTTGTTGAGGGTCATCTTGAGGGCGGGGCCCAGACGATGCTTTCTGTGTTTAATTACGGTGCAGGATTTGCATTCTATACTGAGTCGGAGCAGGATGCAGAGAGGATCGTTATGCTTGCAAGAGAACATCAGCTTACAGCTGTGATTGCCGGAAGGGTTGAAGCGTCTCTTAGCCGCGAGGTTGTGGTAGAACCGCTTGCAGTCACCTTGAAGGGAGATTCTTTTGGAATTGCGCGAGGGGTATAG
- a CDS encoding AbrB family transcriptional regulator, protein MNQSLSVAPNLEEHQNENPVVTKQQLFTKQLIVLVLEMLLALPLGLLLAKFQIGRIAWIFGGIAAGTLVLQGCRIFYQYSPQPNRTARKVGMALVGLTVGASNTHGNLASVASGIPIFIFLTLFMLLSGTCIGYIYSRLSKTNLLTAMLATVPGGVGIMAAIAADYNKNVSLVALVQAIRVTSVVILIPFIAKTSTGNYYAQTLPINAAWLNFDPFQLELLLLVLVITGLVVYPAILFKIPAGDFFGALLIGIGFNPLLHWLPFVGDISFSPPPIINLLGQMLLGITIGEYWGDKPNFRKRTVVYALLSVGMTLIAGAIAAILAMQLTSWDWLTCLLVTAPGGSAEMILVSLTLNHNVEIVTTGHLVRLIAINSSLPLWLFLFRRLDERLSEPV, encoded by the coding sequence ATGAATCAAAGCCTAAGTGTTGCTCCTAACCTAGAAGAACACCAAAATGAAAATCCCGTTGTTACTAAACAACAGCTATTTACAAAGCAATTAATTGTCCTTGTCTTGGAAATGCTTCTGGCATTACCTCTGGGTTTACTTCTGGCAAAATTCCAAATTGGTAGGATTGCTTGGATATTTGGCGGGATTGCTGCTGGTACACTGGTTCTTCAAGGGTGTCGAATTTTTTATCAATATTCTCCCCAACCTAACCGCACTGCTAGAAAAGTCGGAATGGCACTTGTAGGCTTAACTGTCGGTGCTTCCAATACCCACGGGAATCTAGCTAGTGTTGCTTCTGGTATTCCCATATTTATTTTTCTTACCTTGTTTATGCTGCTGAGTGGAACCTGTATTGGTTATATTTACTCGCGCCTTAGCAAAACCAACCTGTTAACAGCAATGCTGGCAACAGTTCCTGGTGGTGTAGGAATTATGGCAGCGATCGCCGCCGATTACAACAAAAATGTTAGTTTGGTTGCCTTAGTTCAAGCGATTCGCGTCACCTCAGTAGTTATTCTAATTCCTTTCATCGCTAAGACATCAACTGGTAATTACTATGCACAAACACTCCCAATCAATGCTGCTTGGCTCAATTTCGATCCATTTCAATTAGAATTACTCTTGTTAGTACTGGTAATTACTGGATTAGTAGTTTATCCAGCTATATTATTTAAAATTCCGGCTGGCGATTTCTTTGGTGCATTATTAATTGGTATCGGGTTTAATCCTTTGCTACATTGGCTACCTTTTGTAGGTGATATTAGCTTTAGTCCGCCGCCAATAATTAACTTATTGGGTCAAATGCTCTTAGGAATTACTATTGGTGAGTATTGGGGAGACAAACCCAACTTTAGAAAGCGGACTGTCGTTTATGCTTTACTGTCTGTGGGAATGACCTTAATAGCGGGAGCGATCGCTGCTATACTTGCAATGCAATTAACCTCTTGGGACTGGTTAACCTGTCTTTTAGTCACAGCACCAGGAGGATCAGCAGAAATGATCCTGGTTTCCCTAACATTGAATCATAATGTTGAAATTGTTACAACTGGTCATTTAGTGCGACTAATTGCAATTAATAGTTCTCTACCGCTTTGGCTGTTTTTGTTTCGCCGTCTAGATGAGCGACTTTCTGAACCAGTTTAA
- a CDS encoding Lin0512 family protein, with translation MARKRLIIEMGMGIDQHGQEPTVAASRAVRNAIAHNALPGVWEVAGLSHPNEMIIEVQVAVPYPEQVREEEVLAVLPFGRKTLTVEAGGMVVQGRAIPELNDKNDEMLIAIAAVTVLIESE, from the coding sequence ATGGCGCGTAAACGGTTGATTATTGAGATGGGGATGGGAATAGATCAGCATGGACAAGAACCTACAGTAGCAGCATCTAGGGCAGTACGAAATGCGATCGCTCACAATGCTTTACCTGGTGTTTGGGAAGTTGCAGGTTTAAGTCACCCCAATGAAATGATTATAGAGGTTCAGGTAGCAGTACCATACCCCGAACAAGTTAGGGAAGAAGAAGTACTCGCTGTACTACCATTTGGTAGAAAAACCCTTACCGTAGAAGCTGGCGGGATGGTAGTTCAAGGGCGGGCGATTCCCGAACTCAACGATAAAAATGATGAAATGTTAATTGCGATCGCTGCGGTTACAGTTTTAATCGAAAGTGAGTAG
- a CDS encoding septal ring lytic transglycosylase RlpA family protein: MNQRHLWIIVALSMATLGIPSVGCTQTTKGNALASQKSPAPDVVKVGEYQSRAGKQTLDAVITEIHPHNIRGRKAATLFIRNIPVLTFLSSVSNTNLESKKVGAIGNTGGVQRYALIASNSSNGLDTGSVTGVSNQISSANNDPVQIAGVIAAKINQLNRENVDGSKITVSWKAGEKSADNQAQRKSAPLQQNGDRYVIKINGEELVEINEGTRLADSTNNLAQDALQATNRLRRLLGNASPLKEIANLPVRSPIAMPKQPQQIAVGVVQTTLRGIASFYGYDFSGNRTASGQRFNPEGMTAAHRSLPFGTKVRVTNTRNGRSVVLRINDRGPFIRGRIIDVSTGAARVLGMMGSGVAPVRVEVLGK, translated from the coding sequence ATGAATCAAAGACATTTGTGGATTATTGTTGCCCTGTCTATGGCTACTTTGGGCATACCCTCAGTTGGTTGCACTCAAACCACCAAGGGAAATGCGCTAGCTTCCCAGAAATCACCCGCCCCTGATGTGGTGAAGGTGGGAGAGTATCAATCCAGAGCAGGGAAACAAACCTTGGATGCTGTGATTACAGAAATTCATCCTCACAACATTAGAGGACGTAAGGCGGCAACCCTTTTTATCCGAAATATACCTGTTCTCACCTTTTTGAGTTCTGTATCAAATACGAATCTTGAAAGTAAAAAAGTTGGTGCAATTGGAAATACTGGGGGCGTACAAAGGTACGCCCTTATTGCTAGCAATTCATCAAATGGACTGGATACTGGGAGCGTAACAGGTGTGAGTAACCAGATTAGCTCCGCCAACAATGACCCAGTTCAGATAGCTGGTGTAATAGCAGCTAAGATCAACCAGTTGAACCGGGAAAATGTGGACGGGAGTAAGATTACCGTAAGTTGGAAAGCAGGGGAAAAATCGGCTGATAATCAAGCGCAACGCAAAAGCGCCCCTCTCCAACAAAATGGCGATCGCTATGTAATCAAAATTAATGGCGAAGAATTAGTCGAAATCAACGAAGGTACGCGACTAGCAGATAGCACCAACAATCTGGCGCAAGATGCATTGCAAGCAACGAATCGCCTGCGGAGGCTACTAGGCAATGCATCCCCCTTAAAAGAAATTGCTAATTTACCTGTGCGATCGCCAATAGCAATGCCAAAGCAGCCTCAACAGATTGCCGTCGGAGTAGTGCAAACCACCTTGAGAGGCATAGCTTCTTTTTACGGTTATGACTTTTCTGGTAATCGTACTGCTAGCGGCCAGAGATTCAACCCTGAAGGCATGACTGCCGCTCATCGTAGCTTACCCTTTGGTACAAAAGTCCGTGTAACCAACACCCGCAATGGTCGTTCTGTAGTACTGCGAATTAATGACCGAGGCCCATTCATTCGGGGTCGAATCATTGACGTGTCTACTGGCGCGGCTAGGGTTTTGGGAATGATGGGCAGTGGCGTAGCACCAGTACGTGTTGAGGTTTTGGGGAAATAA
- a CDS encoding Crp/Fnr family transcriptional regulator — protein sequence MLSPVVTISIFQKQPDPQAFSAGQVIFEEGQPGDNMYGILEGEVDVLVNGKVVETIDTGDVFGVGVLVGVKNRTYTAIAKVDSKLGFLNEQKFLFAVQETPMFALQVMKSYSERLSRLQHIV from the coding sequence ATGTTAAGTCCTGTAGTAACAATCAGTATCTTTCAAAAACAACCCGACCCTCAAGCATTTTCAGCAGGGCAAGTCATCTTTGAAGAAGGACAGCCTGGTGATAATATGTACGGAATTCTGGAAGGAGAGGTGGATGTATTAGTCAATGGCAAGGTTGTAGAAACCATTGACACAGGCGACGTTTTTGGTGTTGGGGTACTTGTAGGAGTAAAAAATAGAACTTACACAGCGATCGCCAAGGTGGATAGCAAACTGGGTTTCCTTAATGAACAAAAATTTCTCTTTGCTGTTCAGGAAACACCCATGTTTGCCCTACAGGTGATGAAAAGTTACTCAGAACGTCTGAGTCGCTTGCAGCATATTGTCTAA
- a CDS encoding DUF1838 domain-containing protein: protein MVAQIQELEAQHWVKTRSSLDPSESTFLTWKGKIYAFIPGEKRQLLFKMLGLSVSRCIPTAEGSWDFTSRELTYYLNPQTDEVLPKWENPWTGETVSVIHVANNPVQGTFKGNFPAQVDGDSTTFVFDIFPYYPNPLADDRKFAEYSPNPIYQAAELFKLTVPTADLFNPALSSVSQLKLTWDRIGQWLPWMKMGDRPGQLIYSAVGSKVNGLTELPPLLQDEINNRIPLYKQAPKALIDGEDMTSWLYFQKHFQAYLAGEIFPLPQAEEL, encoded by the coding sequence ATGGTTGCCCAAATCCAAGAACTTGAAGCGCAGCACTGGGTTAAAACTCGTTCATCCCTCGACCCTAGCGAATCCACTTTCCTGACTTGGAAAGGTAAAATTTACGCTTTTATCCCCGGTGAGAAAAGACAACTGCTGTTTAAGATGCTGGGATTGAGTGTTAGCAGATGTATTCCCACAGCAGAGGGTAGCTGGGATTTTACTTCCAGGGAATTAACTTACTACCTCAACCCACAAACAGATGAAGTCTTACCCAAATGGGAGAATCCTTGGACAGGCGAGACAGTTTCAGTGATTCACGTTGCTAATAATCCAGTCCAGGGCACGTTTAAGGGAAATTTCCCCGCACAAGTAGATGGTGACAGTACAACCTTTGTTTTTGATATATTTCCTTATTACCCCAATCCCTTAGCAGACGATCGCAAATTTGCCGAATATAGCCCAAATCCAATTTATCAGGCAGCAGAATTGTTTAAATTAACAGTGCCAACCGCAGATTTATTCAACCCAGCCCTCTCTTCAGTTTCTCAACTCAAACTAACCTGGGATAGGATTGGTCAATGGCTTCCCTGGATGAAAATGGGCGATCGCCCCGGTCAACTAATCTACAGTGCTGTTGGTAGCAAAGTCAATGGTTTAACAGAACTGCCTCCACTGCTGCAAGACGAAATTAATAACCGGATTCCTTTATATAAACAAGCCCCAAAAGCATTGATAGATGGGGAAGATATGACTTCCTGGTTATATTTCCAAAAGCATTTTCAAGCTTACTTAGCTGGTGAAATCTTCCCGCTTCCCCAAGCAGAAGAATTGTAA
- a CDS encoding superoxide dismutase, producing MAFVQDPLPFDINALEPYGMKAETFEYHYGKHHKAYVDNLNKLTEGTELANKSLEEVIKTSFNDSSKAGIFNNAAQVWNHTFFWNSLKPKGGGTPTGDLAAKIDKDFGSFDKFKEEFSNAAATQFGSGWSWLIDDGGTLKVIKTPNAENPLAHGKKALLTLDVWEHAYYIDYRNARPAFIKNFLDNLVNWDFAAENLAQA from the coding sequence ATGGCATTTGTACAAGACCCACTACCCTTCGATATTAATGCTTTAGAGCCTTATGGCATGAAAGCTGAAACTTTCGAGTATCACTATGGCAAACATCACAAAGCTTATGTAGACAACCTCAACAAGCTCACTGAAGGTACAGAACTTGCTAATAAGTCTCTAGAAGAGGTGATCAAAACTTCCTTCAACGACTCCTCGAAAGCGGGAATCTTCAACAACGCTGCCCAAGTTTGGAACCATACCTTCTTCTGGAATTCCTTGAAACCAAAAGGTGGCGGTACACCCACTGGCGATCTCGCAGCCAAAATTGATAAAGATTTTGGTAGCTTTGACAAATTCAAGGAAGAGTTCTCTAATGCGGCCGCAACTCAATTCGGTAGTGGCTGGTCTTGGCTCATTGATGATGGTGGTACGCTGAAGGTGATCAAAACACCAAATGCAGAAAACCCTTTAGCTCATGGTAAGAAGGCACTCTTAACTTTGGATGTTTGGGAACACGCCTACTACATTGACTATAGAAACGCCCGTCCGGCGTTCATCAAGAATTTCCTAGACAACTTGGTTAACTGGGACTTTGCTGCTGAAAACTTGGCTCAAGCTTAA
- a CDS encoding cytochrome-c peroxidase, with the protein MQIGTTFVVAALARLTDLASRLSRRMKSGVTIAALVAIAVLAGHTVSAQITPPSQPLASLKSVPIPGPDYTGYVKDKSKAIALGKALFWDMQIGSDGRTSCATCHFKAGVDSRIKNQLNPGILRVDASGNANPDNTFSLGGPNYTLKPTDFPFHKLADVNNRNSAVISDINDIASSEGVFNTKFLSTTSGNPQDNVTQLNDPIFNVGGVKTRRVEPRNTPTTVNAVYNFRNFWDGRAQNYFNGVNPFGKRDPNAKLYKVPIPLFPPQQVSVQLKNSSLASQAVGPPLSSFEMSADGRTFEDVSNKTVGTTSLLGGIIDIFKSLSTGLKLPRDLGQKLLSPNLKPLAQQNVAVDDSVLGIYRASDGKGLNQSYKQLIQAAFQPEWWNSTWSIQVDKSDGSRKPVLLGLGSIIDPNKKTYTLMEYNFSLFFGLAIQLYESTLISDNAPIDQYFDGNQNALTPQQVRGKQLFEGAAKCINCHGGAEFTNASVKNVQDQRLEYMIMGDGQQAVYDNGFYNIGVRPTTDDLGVGGKDPFGNPLSESRVAQLGKFQQLLGAAPNITVSPNQRIAADGAFKTPTLRNVELTAPYFHNGGKLTLKEVVEFYNRGGDFHEQNIANLDADIENLNLSDQDKDDLVAFMKALTDERVRYEKAPFDHPQLFIHNGHPGNETSVTNDGTGKATDELLEIPSVGRNGRSTPPSNFLATP; encoded by the coding sequence ATGCAAATTGGCACCACCTTTGTGGTTGCTGCGTTAGCCAGACTTACTGATCTGGCATCAAGGTTGTCAAGGAGAATGAAAAGCGGTGTGACGATCGCAGCACTAGTTGCGATCGCAGTGTTAGCAGGACACACTGTATCGGCACAGATAACGCCGCCCTCTCAGCCCCTAGCTTCGCTAAAAAGCGTACCGATTCCGGGGCCAGACTATACAGGCTATGTCAAAGATAAGAGCAAAGCGATCGCTCTAGGAAAGGCTCTTTTCTGGGATATGCAGATTGGCAGCGATGGTAGGACATCGTGTGCTACTTGTCACTTTAAAGCCGGAGTAGACAGCAGAATTAAAAACCAGCTCAATCCAGGGATTTTGCGTGTGGATGCAAGTGGTAATGCCAATCCTGATAATACTTTCAGTCTCGGAGGGCCAAACTACACGCTCAAGCCCACAGATTTTCCATTCCACAAACTGGCAGATGTAAACAACCGTAACTCTGCTGTTATTTCTGACATTAACGATATCGCCTCCTCCGAAGGAGTCTTCAATACCAAGTTCTTGAGTACCACTTCTGGTAATCCTCAAGACAATGTGACTCAACTCAACGATCCAATCTTCAACGTGGGAGGCGTCAAAACCCGTCGAGTCGAGCCGCGCAATACACCAACCACGGTCAATGCGGTGTACAACTTCCGCAACTTCTGGGATGGACGAGCTCAGAACTACTTCAATGGGGTTAATCCCTTTGGGAAAAGAGATCCCAACGCTAAACTTTACAAAGTACCAATTCCTCTATTTCCACCACAACAAGTCAGCGTTCAGCTCAAGAATTCATCTCTCGCTTCCCAAGCAGTCGGGCCACCACTTAGCTCATTTGAGATGTCTGCTGACGGACGCACCTTTGAGGATGTCAGTAACAAGACGGTTGGCACAACAAGCCTACTGGGTGGGATCATAGATATCTTCAAAAGCCTTTCCACAGGCTTAAAGCTTCCGAGAGACCTTGGTCAAAAATTACTTTCCCCGAATTTGAAACCACTCGCACAACAGAACGTGGCTGTTGACGACAGTGTTTTGGGTATTTATAGAGCGTCTGATGGAAAAGGTCTGAATCAGAGCTACAAGCAGTTAATTCAAGCTGCCTTCCAGCCAGAGTGGTGGAATTCCACATGGTCAATTCAGGTTGATAAAAGTGACGGTAGTCGGAAACCTGTCCTCTTGGGTTTGGGAAGTATTATCGATCCAAACAAGAAGACATACACCTTAATGGAGTACAACTTTTCGCTTTTCTTCGGGCTAGCGATTCAACTGTACGAGTCCACACTGATATCTGACAATGCGCCTATCGATCAGTACTTTGATGGCAACCAAAATGCCTTAACTCCTCAGCAAGTGAGGGGTAAACAGCTTTTCGAGGGAGCTGCTAAATGTATCAACTGTCACGGTGGGGCAGAATTTACCAATGCTTCCGTGAAAAACGTGCAGGATCAACGACTGGAATACATGATAATGGGGGATGGACAACAAGCCGTCTATGACAACGGCTTTTACAACATTGGTGTCAGACCCACTACAGACGACTTAGGCGTGGGTGGTAAAGACCCCTTTGGTAATCCGCTCTCGGAGTCACGAGTAGCTCAACTAGGGAAATTCCAGCAGCTTCTCGGTGCAGCACCCAATATCACAGTCAGCCCCAACCAGAGAATAGCCGCAGATGGAGCCTTCAAGACGCCCACACTCCGCAACGTGGAACTAACTGCCCCCTACTTCCACAATGGTGGGAAGTTGACCCTCAAGGAAGTAGTTGAGTTTTACAATCGTGGTGGTGACTTTCACGAGCAGAACATTGCCAATCTAGATGCGGATATCGAGAACCTTAACCTGAGCGATCAGGATAAAGATGACCTGGTAGCTTTTATGAAGGCGCTCACTGACGAGCGAGTTCGTTATGAGAAAGCGCCCTTCGACCATCCGCAGCTGTTCATCCATAATGGACATCCAGGAAACGAAACCTCCGTTACCAACGATGGCACCGGAAAAGCAACAGATGAGCTTCTTGAGATCCCATCTGTTGGTCGTAATGGTCGCAGCACTCCGCCTTCCAACTTCCTTGCGACTCCGTAA
- a CDS encoding bifunctional pantoate--beta-alanine ligase/(d)CMP kinase, protein MRLLTTVAALRCYLTKRCSENKLIAVTEDLKLDEMTSSYQTAVGLVPTMGNLHQGHLSLIQRARQENSTVIVSIFVNPLQFAPNEDYQRYPRTLEQDQEFCEQAGVDAIFAPTPEEMAVPQKSIQESKVTQVIPPSAMITGLCGRSRQGHFQGVATIVTKLFNLVQPDRAYFGQKDGQQLAIIKRLVADLNLPVEIVGCPTVREASGLAFSSRNQYLTATAKEQAAALYRGLGRAEAAFIAGDRNSNKLIALVQQEVAIVKTILVEYIELVEPTTLMSLEKVQEEGMLAIAARLGSTRLIDNIILRDRQPIIAIDGPAGAGKSTVARQVAANLNLVYLDTGAMYRAVTWLVLQKGIAIDDECAIAELTNQCKIELTPNQDLQSSVRVWIDGTDVTQAIRTVQVTSIVSAIAAQSAVRQALVKQQQNWGKKGGLVAEGRDIGTHVFPDAEVKIFLTASVGERARRRQEDFNKQGQPEVSLKQLERDIAERDWKDSTRKVSPLQKAADAIEVQTDGLNISEVTAQIVNYYQQRLSQ, encoded by the coding sequence GTGCGCCTGCTGACAACAGTCGCAGCTTTACGCTGCTATTTAACTAAACGCTGCTCAGAAAACAAGCTAATTGCAGTTACTGAGGATCTAAAACTAGATGAGATGACTAGCTCGTATCAGACGGCAGTCGGTCTGGTGCCAACGATGGGAAATTTGCATCAAGGTCATTTAAGCTTAATTCAACGGGCGCGGCAAGAAAATTCTACGGTGATTGTAAGTATTTTCGTCAATCCCCTGCAATTTGCTCCCAATGAGGATTATCAACGTTATCCCCGCACTTTAGAGCAAGACCAAGAATTTTGCGAACAAGCTGGGGTAGATGCAATTTTTGCGCCGACTCCAGAAGAAATGGCAGTTCCCCAGAAGAGTATACAAGAATCAAAGGTTACACAAGTTATCCCCCCATCTGCTATGATAACAGGCTTGTGTGGTCGTTCTCGGCAAGGTCACTTTCAGGGTGTCGCTACGATTGTGACCAAACTTTTCAACTTGGTACAGCCTGACCGTGCCTACTTTGGTCAAAAGGATGGTCAGCAACTGGCAATTATTAAACGCTTAGTAGCTGACTTAAATTTGCCAGTAGAAATTGTTGGTTGTCCAACAGTGCGGGAAGCTTCGGGTCTTGCCTTCAGTTCTCGTAATCAATATTTGACTGCAACGGCAAAAGAGCAAGCGGCGGCATTATATCGCGGCTTGGGACGCGCTGAAGCTGCTTTCATTGCAGGCGATCGCAATAGTAACAAGTTGATAGCACTGGTACAGCAAGAAGTGGCTATAGTCAAGACGATTTTAGTGGAATATATTGAATTGGTTGAACCGACTACGTTAATGTCTTTAGAAAAAGTTCAGGAGGAAGGAATGTTGGCGATCGCAGCTCGTCTTGGGTCTACACGTTTGATTGACAATATTATATTGCGCGATCGTCAACCCATTATCGCCATTGATGGCCCAGCCGGGGCTGGAAAATCTACAGTGGCGCGTCAAGTGGCAGCAAATCTAAATCTAGTGTATTTAGATACAGGAGCAATGTACCGGGCTGTGACTTGGTTAGTACTGCAAAAGGGGATTGCCATTGATGATGAGTGTGCGATCGCTGAATTAACTAACCAGTGTAAAATTGAACTTACTCCTAACCAGGATTTACAATCGTCGGTGCGGGTTTGGATTGACGGTACTGATGTTACCCAGGCAATTCGGACGGTTCAGGTAACTTCTATTGTATCTGCGATCGCTGCACAAAGCGCTGTCCGTCAAGCACTGGTTAAACAACAGCAAAACTGGGGAAAGAAAGGCGGTTTAGTAGCTGAAGGTCGAGACATCGGTACTCACGTATTCCCCGATGCTGAAGTGAAAATCTTCCTAACCGCTTCTGTGGGTGAACGCGCCCGTCGCCGCCAGGAAGACTTTAACAAACAAGGTCAACCCGAAGTGAGTTTAAAGCAGTTGGAACGGGATATTGCTGAACGCGATTGGAAAGATAGCACACGCAAAGTTTCCCCTTTGCAAAAAGCAGCCGATGCGATCGAAGTTCAAACCGATGGTCTGAATATTTCTGAAGTCACAGCACAAATTGTGAACTATTACCAGCAGCGTTTATCTCAGTAG
- the glsA gene encoding glutaminase A, with the protein MINQAHQGDLEIDPSPLKAFLKDLHSQYKSVREGAVAKYIPELAKVNPDLFSICIVTVDGQVYKVGDYDQLFTIQSISKVFAYGLALEDHGLDYVLTRVGVEPTGDAFNAIVLDEQSKRPYNPMVNAGAIATTSLIKGSGPTERLNRMLDMFRRYIGRDVFVDISVFTSERSTGHRNRAMAHLMLNFGMIDRNIEESLDLYFQQCAVMVNCQDLAVMAATLANRGINPITKEQAVDKRYIKDILSVMYTCGMYNFAGEWAYKIGIPAKSGICGGIMAVVPNKMGIGVFSPLLDVRGNSVRGVKVCEELSQRLGLHLFDCSG; encoded by the coding sequence ATGATAAACCAAGCACATCAAGGAGATTTAGAAATAGATCCATCGCCATTAAAAGCTTTTCTTAAGGATTTGCATTCTCAGTACAAGTCAGTACGAGAGGGTGCAGTAGCGAAATACATTCCAGAACTGGCAAAGGTAAACCCGGATTTGTTTAGCATTTGCATTGTGACAGTAGATGGTCAAGTTTACAAGGTTGGGGATTACGACCAACTCTTTACCATTCAGTCAATTTCCAAGGTGTTTGCTTATGGACTTGCCTTAGAAGATCATGGACTAGATTACGTTTTGACTAGAGTTGGCGTAGAACCGACGGGGGATGCATTCAACGCGATTGTTTTGGATGAGCAATCGAAGCGACCTTATAATCCAATGGTAAATGCAGGTGCGATCGCAACCACCAGCTTAATTAAAGGTTCCGGCCCCACCGAACGCCTCAACCGAATGCTGGATATGTTTCGGCGATATATTGGCCGGGATGTGTTCGTTGACATTTCAGTTTTTACCTCAGAACGGAGTACAGGGCATCGCAACCGCGCAATGGCGCATCTGATGCTCAACTTTGGCATGATTGACCGGAATATAGAAGAGTCGCTGGATCTTTATTTCCAGCAGTGTGCTGTGATGGTGAATTGCCAAGACTTAGCAGTGATGGCGGCTACCCTTGCTAACAGAGGTATTAACCCGATTACCAAAGAACAGGCGGTAGATAAACGTTACATCAAAGATATTTTGAGTGTGATGTATACCTGCGGGATGTACAACTTTGCAGGTGAGTGGGCTTATAAAATTGGGATTCCGGCCAAAAGCGGTATTTGTGGCGGGATTATGGCCGTTGTACCCAATAAGATGGGCATTGGAGTTTTTTCACCGTTGTTAGATGTGCGTGGTAATAGTGTACGGGGGGTTAAGGTGTGTGAAGAACTTTCCCAACGCTTAGGTTTACATCTATTTGATTGTTCAGGTTAA